A portion of the Pseudomonas synxantha BG33R genome contains these proteins:
- a CDS encoding glutamine synthetase family protein has translation MSVPPRAVQLNEANAFLKDHPEVLYVDLLIADMNGVVRGKRIERTSLHKVYEKGINLPASLFALDINGSTVESTGLGLDIGDADRICYPIPDTLCNEPWQKRPTAQLLMTMHELEGEPFFADPREVLRQVVSKFDDLGLTICAAFELEFYLIDQENVNGRPQPPRSPISGKRPHSTQVYLIDDLDEYVDCLQDILEGAKEQGIPADAIVKESAPAQFEVNLHHVADPIKACDYAVLLKRLIKNIAYDHEMDTTFMAKPYPGQAGNGLHVHISILDKDGKNIFASEDPEQNAALRHAIGGVLETLPAQMAFLCPNVNSYRRFGAQFYVPNSPCWGLDNRTVAIRVPTGSSDAVRIEHRVAGADANPYLLMASVLAGVHHGLTNKIEPGAPVEGNSYEQNEQSLPNNLRDALRELDDSEVMAKYIDPKYIDIFVACKESELEEFEHSISDLEYNWYLHTV, from the coding sequence ATGTCGGTACCCCCGCGTGCCGTTCAGCTTAACGAAGCGAACGCGTTCCTTAAGGATCATCCTGAGGTTCTGTACGTAGACCTTCTAATTGCGGATATGAATGGTGTGGTGCGCGGCAAGCGCATCGAACGCACCAGCCTCCACAAGGTTTACGAGAAGGGCATTAACCTGCCTGCCTCTTTATTTGCCCTGGATATCAATGGCTCGACGGTGGAAAGCACCGGCCTGGGCCTGGACATCGGTGATGCTGACCGAATCTGTTATCCAATCCCCGACACCCTGTGCAATGAACCCTGGCAAAAGCGCCCTACCGCGCAATTGCTGATGACCATGCACGAACTTGAAGGTGAACCTTTCTTCGCCGACCCGCGCGAAGTGCTCCGCCAAGTTGTAAGCAAGTTTGACGACCTCGGTCTGACCATCTGCGCCGCCTTCGAGCTTGAGTTCTACCTGATCGACCAGGAGAACGTGAACGGCCGCCCACAACCGCCCCGCTCGCCGATCTCCGGCAAACGCCCGCACTCGACACAGGTCTACCTGATCGACGACCTCGACGAATACGTCGACTGCCTCCAGGACATTCTGGAAGGTGCCAAGGAGCAAGGCATTCCGGCCGATGCCATCGTCAAGGAAAGTGCCCCGGCGCAGTTCGAAGTGAACCTGCACCACGTGGCCGACCCGATCAAGGCCTGCGACTACGCAGTACTGCTCAAGCGCCTGATCAAGAACATCGCCTACGACCATGAGATGGACACCACCTTCATGGCCAAGCCTTACCCAGGGCAGGCAGGCAATGGGTTGCACGTACACATCTCCATTCTGGACAAGGACGGCAAGAACATCTTTGCCAGCGAGGATCCCGAGCAGAACGCCGCATTGCGTCACGCGATCGGCGGTGTGCTGGAGACCCTGCCCGCCCAAATGGCGTTCCTGTGCCCCAACGTCAACTCCTACCGTCGTTTCGGCGCGCAGTTCTATGTGCCGAACTCGCCGTGCTGGGGCCTGGACAACCGCACCGTAGCCATTCGCGTCCCCACCGGCTCGTCCGATGCCGTGCGTATCGAACACCGCGTGGCCGGTGCCGATGCCAACCCTTATCTGCTGATGGCTTCGGTCCTGGCGGGTGTACACCACGGTCTGACCAACAAGATCGAACCGGGCGCTCCGGTGGAAGGCAACAGCTACGAGCAGAACGAGCAAAGCCTGCCGAACAACCTGCGCGATGCCCTGCGCGAGTTGGACGACAGCGAGGTGATGGCCAAGTACATCGATCCTAAATACATCGATATCTTTGTTGCCTGTAAGGAAAGTGAGCTGGAAGAGTTTGAACACTCCATCTCCGACCTTGAGTACAACTGGTACCTGCATACCGTTTAA
- a CDS encoding TOBE domain-containing protein, whose translation MTIKAINVRNQFKGTIKEIVVGDVLSEIDVQTASGIVTSVITTRSVKELELVIGSEVIAFVKSTEVSIAKL comes from the coding sequence ATGACTATTAAAGCCATCAACGTGCGTAACCAGTTCAAAGGCACCATCAAGGAAATCGTGGTTGGCGACGTGCTGTCGGAGATCGATGTGCAGACGGCGTCGGGCATCGTTACTTCGGTGATTACCACTCGCTCGGTGAAAGAGCTGGAGCTGGTGATTGGCAGTGAAGTGATTGCCTTTGTGAAATCGACTGAGGTGTCGATTGCAAAATTGTGA
- the ssuB gene encoding aliphatic sulfonates ABC transporter ATP-binding protein, whose product MTAQQPPRLLKGIPLAVRKLRKSFGTREVLKDIDLHIPAGQFVAVVGRSGCGKSTLLRLLAGLDKASGGELLAGSAPLHEAIEDTRLMFQEARLLPWKKIIDNVGLGLTGNWRPRALEALEAVGLAERANEWPAALSGGQKQRVALARALIHQPRLLLLDEPLGALDALTRIEMQQLIENLWRKHGFTVLLVTHDVSEAVAIADRVILIEDGEIGLDLAVDLPRPRARGSHRLAALEAEVLNRVLSLPGSPPEPEPVSPLPTQLRWAQ is encoded by the coding sequence ATGACAGCTCAACAACCCCCGCGCCTGCTCAAGGGCATTCCCCTGGCGGTGCGCAAGTTGCGCAAATCCTTCGGCACTCGCGAAGTGCTCAAGGACATCGACCTGCATATTCCGGCCGGTCAATTCGTGGCCGTGGTCGGTCGCAGCGGCTGCGGCAAGAGTACCTTGTTGCGCCTGCTGGCGGGGCTGGACAAGGCCAGTGGCGGCGAGCTGCTGGCCGGCTCCGCGCCGCTGCACGAGGCGATTGAAGACACACGATTGATGTTCCAGGAAGCGCGTTTGCTGCCGTGGAAAAAGATCATCGACAACGTCGGCCTTGGCCTTACGGGCAACTGGCGCCCCAGGGCGCTGGAGGCCCTCGAAGCGGTGGGCCTGGCCGAGCGCGCCAATGAATGGCCGGCGGCCTTGTCCGGTGGCCAGAAGCAGCGCGTGGCCCTGGCGCGCGCGTTGATTCACCAACCGCGCCTGTTGCTGCTCGATGAGCCGCTGGGCGCACTGGACGCCCTGACCCGCATCGAGATGCAGCAACTGATCGAGAACCTCTGGCGCAAGCACGGTTTCACTGTGTTGCTGGTGACCCACGATGTCAGCGAAGCCGTGGCGATTGCCGACCGTGTGATTCTGATCGAAGACGGCGAAATCGGCCTCGACCTCGCCGTCGACCTGCCGCGCCCACGGGCCCGTGGTTCACACCGCCTGGCCGCGTTGGAGGCCGAGGTGCTCAACCGCGTGCTGTCGCTGCCCGGCTCACCGCCGGAACCCGAACCTGTTTCACCGCTGCCGACGCAATTGCGTTGGGCTCAATAA
- a CDS encoding TetR/AcrR family transcriptional regulator: protein MPTRPATARKPRARSQPRIDAILDAARALLAAEGVAGLSIYSVAERAHIPPSSVYHFFASVPALLEALTADVHAAFRAAIQAPIEHESLRHWRDLSCIVEQRMLNVYDQDAAARQLILAQHGLTEVTQADRQHDLELGDLMLEVFNRHFEVPSLPKDVDVFALALELSDRVYARSVHQHGLITPRMAEEGMRVFDAYVGLYLPAYLSKRASSQASQLPHF, encoded by the coding sequence ATGCCCACCCGCCCCGCCACTGCTCGCAAACCCCGCGCCCGCAGCCAGCCCCGGATCGACGCGATCCTGGACGCCGCCCGCGCCTTGCTGGCCGCCGAAGGCGTGGCCGGTTTGTCGATCTACAGCGTGGCCGAACGTGCGCACATTCCGCCGTCGTCGGTGTATCACTTCTTCGCCAGCGTGCCGGCATTGCTGGAAGCATTGACGGCGGATGTTCACGCAGCCTTCCGCGCCGCCATCCAGGCGCCTATCGAGCATGAGTCACTCAGGCATTGGCGCGACCTGTCCTGCATCGTTGAACAACGCATGCTCAACGTTTACGACCAGGACGCGGCTGCACGTCAGTTGATCCTGGCACAGCACGGGTTGACTGAGGTGACCCAGGCCGATCGTCAGCATGATCTGGAATTGGGCGACTTGATGCTGGAGGTCTTCAACCGCCATTTCGAAGTGCCGAGCTTGCCCAAGGACGTAGATGTATTTGCCCTGGCGCTGGAGTTGAGCGACCGCGTGTATGCGCGCTCGGTGCATCAGCATGGGCTGATTACGCCGCGTATGGCTGAGGAAGGAATGCGGGTGTTTGATGCCTATGTGGGGCTCTACTTACCCGCATATTTGTCCAAACGGGCCTCATCGCAGGCAAGCCAGCTCCCACATTTTTGA
- a CDS encoding sulfonate ABC transporter substrate-binding protein, with product MRTVILRRGLVALFAAAVSFGAIVQAQAAETLRIGYQKYGTLVLLKAKGTLEKRLAAQGVQVQWTEFPGGPQLLEGLNVGSIDFGVTGETPPVFAQAAGADLVYVAYEPPAPTSEAILVPKDSPIKSVAELKGKKVVLNKGSNVHYLLVRALEDAGLNYTDVKTVFLPPADARAAFERGSVDAWVIWDPYQAAAEKQLQARTLRDGTGIADNHQFYLATKPYAEQHPEVIRALVEEVRAVGEWSKANPQEVTEQVAPLLGLPADITLTSVKRQGYGALFLTPEVVAAQQKIADSFYQLKLIPKPLSIKDVIWTPPAAVAKAP from the coding sequence ATGCGCACTGTCATCTTGCGTCGTGGTCTGGTCGCACTGTTTGCTGCGGCTGTGTCCTTCGGCGCCATCGTTCAAGCCCAAGCCGCCGAGACCCTGCGGATCGGTTATCAGAAGTACGGCACCCTGGTGCTGCTCAAGGCCAAGGGCACCCTGGAAAAACGCCTGGCCGCCCAAGGTGTGCAGGTGCAGTGGACCGAGTTCCCCGGTGGCCCGCAATTGCTTGAGGGCCTGAATGTCGGCTCCATCGACTTCGGCGTCACCGGTGAAACCCCGCCGGTGTTTGCCCAGGCAGCCGGCGCCGACTTGGTTTACGTCGCCTACGAACCGCCAGCGCCCACCAGTGAAGCGATCCTGGTGCCCAAAGACTCACCGATCAAATCGGTCGCCGAGCTCAAAGGCAAAAAGGTGGTGCTCAACAAAGGCTCCAACGTGCATTACCTGCTGGTGCGAGCCCTGGAAGATGCCGGCCTCAACTACACCGACGTGAAAACCGTATTCCTGCCACCTGCCGATGCCCGTGCCGCCTTCGAGCGCGGCAGTGTGGATGCCTGGGTGATCTGGGACCCGTACCAGGCCGCCGCCGAGAAACAACTGCAAGCCCGTACCCTGCGTGACGGCACCGGCATTGCCGACAACCATCAGTTCTACCTGGCCACCAAACCCTACGCCGAGCAACACCCGGAAGTGATCAGGGCGTTGGTGGAAGAAGTGCGCGCGGTGGGCGAGTGGTCCAAGGCCAACCCGCAGGAAGTCACGGAACAAGTCGCACCGCTGCTGGGCCTGCCCGCCGACATTACCCTGACCTCGGTGAAACGCCAGGGCTACGGTGCGTTGTTCCTGACCCCGGAAGTGGTCGCGGCCCAGCAGAAAATCGCCGACAGCTTCTACCAGCTCAAATTGATCCCCAAGCCCTTGAGCATCAAGGACGTGATCTGGACGCCACCCGCCGCGGTTGCCAAAGCGCCGTAA
- the ssuE gene encoding NADPH-dependent FMN reductase, which yields MLVVTLGGSPSQRSRSGVLLDKTRQWLQQQGVEVVSYQIRDFPAEDLLHARFDSPKVIDLLQQVANADGLVIATPVYKASFSGALKTVLDLLPERALAHKVVLPMATGGSIAHMLAVDYALKPVLSALKAQELLHGIFAEDSQIAYGEGSVQAQLVPVLEKRLHEALEQLYSAMARRPKPLDPDVLNERLLSARWSI from the coding sequence ATGCTGGTCGTAACACTTGGAGGCAGTCCCAGCCAGCGTTCGCGCTCCGGGGTGTTGCTGGATAAAACCCGTCAGTGGCTGCAACAGCAGGGCGTAGAGGTGGTGAGTTACCAGATACGCGACTTCCCGGCTGAAGACTTGCTGCACGCACGGTTCGACAGCCCCAAGGTCATCGACCTGCTGCAACAGGTAGCCAATGCCGACGGCCTGGTGATCGCCACACCGGTGTACAAGGCGTCGTTTTCCGGCGCGCTGAAAACCGTGTTGGACCTGCTGCCCGAACGCGCCCTGGCCCATAAGGTGGTATTACCGATGGCTACCGGCGGCAGCATCGCCCACATGCTGGCGGTGGACTACGCCCTGAAGCCGGTGCTGTCGGCCCTCAAAGCCCAGGAATTGCTCCACGGCATTTTCGCCGAAGACAGTCAGATCGCTTACGGCGAAGGCAGTGTTCAGGCGCAGTTGGTGCCGGTGCTTGAGAAACGTTTGCACGAAGCCCTGGAGCAGCTCTACAGCGCCATGGCGCGGCGCCCGAAGCCGCTGGATCCGGACGTGTTGAATGAACGTTTGTTGAGTGCTCGCTGGAGCATCTGA
- a CDS encoding peroxiredoxin produces the protein MSLRLGDIAPDFEQDSSAGKIRFHEWLGDSWGVLFSHPADFTPVCTTELGFTAKLKDEFAKRGVKAIALSVDPVDSHHKWIEDINETQNTVVNFPILADADRKVSDLYDLIHPNASDTLTVRSLFVIDPNKKIRLTITYPASTGRNFHEILRVIDSLQLTDNHKVATPANWQDGDEVVIVPSLKDEEEIKKRFPKGYRAVKPYLRLTPQPNR, from the coding sequence ATGAGCCTAAGACTGGGCGACATCGCCCCCGACTTCGAACAGGATTCCAGCGCCGGCAAGATTCGCTTCCACGAATGGCTGGGCGACAGCTGGGGTGTGTTGTTTTCCCACCCGGCAGACTTCACCCCGGTGTGCACCACCGAGCTGGGCTTCACCGCCAAGCTCAAGGACGAATTCGCAAAACGTGGCGTCAAGGCCATCGCCCTGTCGGTAGACCCGGTAGACTCGCATCACAAGTGGATCGAAGACATCAATGAGACCCAGAATACCGTGGTCAACTTCCCGATCCTGGCCGACGCCGACCGCAAGGTCTCGGACCTCTACGACCTGATCCATCCCAACGCCAGTGACACCCTCACCGTGCGTTCTTTGTTCGTGATCGATCCGAACAAGAAGATCCGCCTGACTATCACCTACCCGGCCAGTACCGGGCGCAACTTCCATGAAATCCTGCGGGTGATCGACTCGCTGCAACTGACCGACAACCACAAGGTCGCCACGCCGGCCAACTGGCAGGATGGGGATGAGGTGGTGATCGTGCCGTCGCTCAAGGACGAAGAAGAGATCAAGAAGCGCTTTCCAAAGGGCTACCGCGCCGTGAAGCCGTACCTGCGCCTTACCCCACAACCCAATCGTTAA
- the ssuD gene encoding FMNH2-dependent alkanesulfonate monooxygenase, whose protein sequence is MSLNIFWFLPTHGDGHYLGTAEGARAVDHGYLQQVAQAADRLGFGGVLIPTGRSCEDSWLVAASLIPVTQRLKFLVALRPGIISPTVAARQAATLDRLSGGRALFNLVTGGDPEELAGDGLFLSHEERYQASVEFTRIWRRVLEGETVDYDGEHISVKGAKLLYPPVQQPRPPLYFGGSSEAAQDLAAEQVEMVLTWGEPPAAVAEKIAQVRAKAEKLGRTLRFGIRLHVIVRETNEEAWKAADKLISHLDDDTIARAQASLARFDSVGQQRMAALHGGSRDNLEVSPNLWAGVGLVRGGAGTALVGDGPTVAARVKEYADLGIDTFIFSGYPHLEESYRVAELLFPHLDIERPELPKSAGYVSPFGEMVANDILPKAASQS, encoded by the coding sequence ATGAGCCTCAATATTTTCTGGTTCCTGCCTACCCACGGCGACGGCCATTACCTTGGCACTGCCGAAGGCGCTCGCGCCGTCGATCACGGTTATTTGCAACAAGTGGCCCAGGCCGCTGACCGCCTGGGTTTCGGCGGGGTGTTGATCCCTACCGGTCGCTCCTGCGAAGACTCTTGGCTGGTGGCTGCCTCGCTGATTCCAGTGACCCAGCGTTTGAAATTCCTGGTTGCTCTGCGCCCCGGGATCATTTCCCCGACGGTGGCCGCACGCCAGGCCGCCACCCTGGACCGGTTGTCCGGTGGTCGTGCGTTATTCAACCTGGTGACTGGCGGTGACCCGGAAGAGTTGGCTGGCGATGGCTTGTTCCTCAGCCACGAAGAACGCTATCAGGCATCGGTGGAGTTCACGCGCATCTGGCGCCGCGTGCTGGAAGGCGAAACCGTGGACTACGACGGCGAGCACATCAGCGTCAAAGGCGCCAAGCTGCTCTACCCACCGGTCCAGCAACCGCGCCCGCCGCTGTACTTCGGCGGTTCCTCCGAAGCGGCCCAGGACCTGGCAGCCGAGCAGGTGGAAATGGTCCTGACCTGGGGTGAGCCACCGGCTGCTGTCGCGGAAAAAATCGCCCAGGTTCGCGCCAAGGCCGAGAAACTCGGGCGTACCCTGCGCTTCGGCATTCGCCTGCATGTGATTGTGCGCGAGACCAACGAAGAGGCCTGGAAAGCCGCCGACAAACTCATCTCCCATCTGGACGACGACACCATTGCCCGCGCCCAGGCGTCCCTGGCGCGTTTCGATTCGGTCGGTCAGCAACGCATGGCCGCTTTGCATGGCGGCAGCCGTGACAACCTGGAGGTCAGCCCCAACCTGTGGGCCGGCGTTGGCCTGGTGCGTGGCGGAGCAGGCACGGCGCTGGTCGGCGATGGCCCGACGGTTGCAGCGCGGGTCAAGGAATACGCGGACCTGGGTATCGACACCTTTATCTTCTCCGGTTATCCACACCTGGAAGAGTCGTATCGGGTCGCCGAACTGTTGTTTCCGCATCTGGATATCGAACGTCCCGAGTTGCCCAAAAGCGCCGGTTACGTCAGCCCGTTTGGCGAGATGGTCGCCAACGACATCCTTCCCAAAGCTGCGTCACAGAGTTGA
- the ssuC gene encoding aliphatic sulfonate ABC transporter permease SsuC: MDFEKISHRVAPWVLPILLLAVWQLSVSAGWLSTRILPAPSAVIEAGVNLVVSGEIWTHLAISGWRAGLGFVIGGSIGLALGFITGLSKWGERLLDSSVQMIRNVPHLALIPLVILWFGIDETAKIFLVALGTLFPIYLNTYHGIRNVDPALVEMSRSYGLSGFSLFWQVILPGALPSILVGVRFALGFMWLTLIVAETISASSGIGYLAMNAREFLQTDVVVLAIVMYAILGKLADLAARGLERVWLRWHPAYQVKGGAA; encoded by the coding sequence ATGGACTTTGAAAAAATCAGCCATCGCGTGGCGCCCTGGGTGCTGCCGATCTTGTTGCTGGCGGTGTGGCAGTTGTCGGTGTCGGCGGGGTGGTTGTCGACGCGCATTTTGCCGGCGCCAAGTGCTGTGATCGAAGCCGGGGTCAACCTGGTGGTCAGTGGCGAAATCTGGACGCACCTGGCCATCAGCGGCTGGCGTGCCGGCCTGGGCTTTGTGATTGGTGGCAGCATCGGCCTGGCCCTGGGCTTTATCACCGGGTTGTCGAAGTGGGGCGAGCGCCTGCTGGACAGCTCGGTGCAGATGATCCGCAACGTGCCGCACCTGGCGCTGATTCCGCTGGTGATCCTGTGGTTCGGCATTGACGAGACCGCGAAGATTTTCCTGGTGGCCCTGGGCACGTTGTTCCCGATCTACCTGAACACCTATCACGGTATCCGCAACGTCGACCCGGCGCTGGTGGAAATGTCGCGCAGCTATGGCCTGTCGGGGTTTAGCCTGTTCTGGCAAGTCATCCTGCCTGGCGCGCTGCCGTCGATCCTGGTGGGCGTGCGCTTTGCCCTGGGCTTTATGTGGCTGACGCTGATCGTGGCGGAAACCATCTCGGCCAGTTCCGGCATCGGTTACCTGGCGATGAATGCCCGTGAGTTCCTGCAAACCGATGTGGTGGTGCTGGCCATCGTGATGTACGCGATCCTCGGCAAACTTGCCGACCTGGCGGCGCGTGGCCTGGAACGGGTATGGCTGCGTTGGCACCCGGCGTATCAAGTCAAAGGAGGTGCGGCATGA
- the tauA gene encoding taurine ABC transporter substrate-binding protein encodes MAKRTSSRQFVTVFVSVLLSFGVSAADLTVGYQTGIDPSKVPQADGLYEKTIGEKIAWRRFNSGPEVVTAIASGDVQIGNLGSSPLAAAASRNLPIVAFIVSAQINASEALVVRNGSGIDKPEDLIGKTIATPFVSTSHYSLLGALKHWGLDTKQVKVVNLQPAEIAAAWKRGDIDGAFVWSPALGEIRKTGKTLTDAAQVGQWGAPTFEVWVARKDFAEKHPEVVARFAKVTLDSFADYAAHKDSWTVDSEPVQKIAKLTGSNAVDIPELLAGTTFPDAQAQQTEALLKGGTAKAIGETAKFLKEQGKVETVLPDYSAYVTDKFITQ; translated from the coding sequence ATGGCCAAACGCACATCCTCCCGTCAATTTGTTACAGTTTTTGTATCGGTATTACTTTCTTTTGGTGTCAGCGCAGCCGATTTGACGGTCGGCTACCAGACCGGCATCGATCCCAGCAAAGTCCCCCAGGCCGACGGCCTCTACGAAAAAACCATTGGTGAGAAAATCGCCTGGCGCCGGTTCAACAGTGGGCCGGAGGTGGTCACGGCCATTGCATCGGGTGATGTACAAATCGGCAACCTCGGTTCCAGCCCCCTCGCCGCAGCCGCTTCGCGCAATCTACCCATCGTCGCGTTTATCGTATCGGCACAGATCAACGCTTCTGAAGCCCTGGTAGTGCGTAATGGCAGTGGCATCGACAAACCCGAAGACCTGATCGGCAAAACCATCGCCACACCCTTCGTCTCAACCTCCCACTACAGCCTGCTCGGCGCCCTGAAGCATTGGGGGCTGGACACTAAGCAAGTCAAAGTGGTGAACCTGCAACCGGCCGAAATCGCCGCCGCCTGGAAGCGCGGCGATATCGACGGCGCATTCGTGTGGTCACCGGCCCTGGGCGAAATCCGCAAGACCGGCAAGACCCTGACCGATGCGGCGCAGGTGGGCCAGTGGGGCGCACCGACGTTTGAAGTGTGGGTCGCGCGCAAGGATTTCGCGGAAAAACATCCTGAGGTAGTGGCCAGGTTCGCCAAGGTCACCCTCGATTCATTCGCCGACTATGCCGCGCATAAAGACAGTTGGACGGTGGATTCGGAACCGGTGCAGAAGATCGCCAAATTGACGGGCTCCAACGCCGTCGACATTCCAGAGCTGCTGGCCGGCACGACGTTCCCCGATGCACAGGCGCAGCAGACCGAAGCACTGCTCAAGGGCGGCACGGCGAAGGCGATTGGGGAGACGGCGAAGTTCTTGAAGGAGCAAGGCAAGGTGGAGACGGTGTTGCCGGATTATTCGGCCTATGTGACCGACAAATTCATCACACAATAA
- a CDS encoding OprD family porin has protein sequence MKKSTLAVAVALGAIAQQAGAAGFIEDSKATLGLRNFYINTDNREGTANPSKNEEWGQGFDLRFISGYTQGTVGFGLDAIGLLGVRLDSGGGTNGATASSYGGTIFPSKSNGEAVDNYSSLGLTAKAKISQTELKLGTLQPKLPVIVTNDGRMLPQTFQGGQITSSDIKDLTLVAGQIEKAKGRNSSNNESLSISGANSRGANWRSSNKFYYAGGDYKITKDLTAQYYYGNLEDFYKQHFLGLTHNWAIGPGVLKSDLRYFNSSDDGNNGNQSAYFSTGNYGGVNSGRGKVDNNLYSGLFLYSVAGHTFGGGYQVSNGSSDFPWLNQGDGSSAYITTDMQIQKFARAGERTWQARYSYDFAKVGVPGLTAGVVYLKGDHIDTVASNRAEFTGQSEWERDITVAYVVPEGPLKNVGVAWKNAMWRSDIANARNQDENRLIVSYSIPLL, from the coding sequence ATGAAGAAGTCCACCTTGGCTGTGGCTGTAGCTTTGGGCGCAATCGCCCAGCAAGCAGGCGCCGCCGGTTTCATCGAAGACAGCAAGGCCACACTGGGCCTGCGTAACTTCTACATCAACACTGACAACCGCGAAGGCACGGCTAACCCGAGCAAGAACGAAGAGTGGGGCCAAGGCTTCGATCTGCGTTTCATCTCCGGTTACACCCAAGGCACCGTCGGCTTCGGTCTTGACGCTATCGGCCTGCTGGGTGTTCGCCTGGATTCCGGCGGCGGCACCAACGGCGCGACCGCCAGCTCGTATGGCGGCACCATCTTCCCGAGCAAGTCCAATGGCGAAGCCGTTGATAACTACTCCAGCCTGGGCCTGACCGCCAAAGCGAAGATCTCCCAGACCGAACTGAAGCTGGGTACCTTGCAGCCCAAGCTGCCGGTCATCGTGACCAACGATGGTCGTATGCTGCCGCAGACCTTCCAGGGTGGCCAGATCACCTCCAGCGACATCAAGGACCTGACCCTGGTTGCCGGCCAGATCGAAAAAGCCAAAGGCCGTAACTCCAGCAACAACGAAAGCCTGTCCATCTCCGGCGCCAACAGCCGCGGTGCGAACTGGCGTTCGAGCAACAAGTTCTACTACGCCGGTGGTGACTACAAGATCACCAAGGACCTGACCGCCCAGTACTACTACGGCAACCTGGAAGATTTCTACAAGCAACACTTCCTGGGCCTGACCCACAACTGGGCTATCGGCCCTGGCGTGCTGAAGTCTGATCTGCGTTACTTCAACAGCTCCGACGATGGTAACAACGGCAACCAGTCCGCCTACTTCTCCACAGGCAACTACGGTGGCGTCAACTCCGGTCGTGGCAAAGTCGACAACAACCTGTACAGCGGCCTGTTCCTGTACTCGGTTGCCGGTCACACCTTCGGTGGCGGTTACCAGGTCAGCAACGGCAGCAGCGACTTCCCTTGGCTGAACCAGGGTGACGGCTCGTCGGCCTACATCACTACCGACATGCAGATCCAGAAGTTCGCCCGTGCCGGCGAGCGTACCTGGCAAGCTCGCTACTCCTACGACTTCGCCAAGGTGGGCGTACCTGGCCTGACCGCTGGTGTGGTTTACCTGAAGGGTGATCATATCGACACCGTTGCCAGCAACCGTGCCGAGTTCACCGGCCAGTCCGAGTGGGAACGTGACATCACTGTTGCCTACGTCGTACCGGAAGGTCCGCTGAAAAACGTCGGCGTGGCGTGGAAAAACGCTATGTGGCGCAGCGACATCGCCAACGCACGTAACCAGGACGAAAACCGCCTGATCGTCAGCTACTCGATCCCGCTGTTGTAA